The DNA sequence TCCCCATTAGCTCCCTTAGTCTCCTAGCACCGTTTATCCTCTGTCTCATCAACCTCCTACCCATGACCCCCTATCCCCTTCAACTAATAATCCCACTAATTATAAAACCGGGTTTCATAGTGGGTTTCTCAGTGCTAAGCCCTTTCTAGTTGCACGGTGTGTTTGTTATCCTTAAGATGGAAGTGCTTCTATAGTGCTTCGGCCAAGAGATCATGTAGTCTTTCAACAAAGCCTTTAGGATCGTGTAGCCCTAGTATTTTCACTATAAGCTCGTCGATCTCGCGGCGGTAGTCTCTATAGAGTTGGTGTTTCAAGGGTGGGAAGGTGAGGTTTTTGAGCGAGTTGATCAGTTTTGATGCCTCCTCTAGATAAGTCCTAGCTATCTTGGGATTTGGGATAGGCATGTTTAGATAGTCGTTCTCTAAAAACCTAGTCCAAGTCTCACCTATTTTTCTACTGCCGTAGATGAATAGCAGTAGGAATAGCGAGCTATTGAACCACAGGGCTAGTAGGGGTGCGTATCGGCTGTTATTAATCATTATATAGAAGTTCTTTGTAGCCGTGGTTCTATCTAGGCTTACGATGGCGAAGACCCCTCTATTTCTGAAGGTTGCATCCACTTTATCTGGTAGGAATAGATGTCCGAAGGGGTTTTTCGAATGCATCTGTCTATAGATATGTGAATACCAATATCTACCAAACGATCTAATAGCTGGTAGGGCTGCAGCTGCCTCCACACCCCACTCGATATACCTACGTATATCCCTTGGAAGATCTTCAAGATCTTTAGGAGGGATCGATACGAGGTAGTGATCCGGTTGGACAACTATTTTATCCAGGTATAATCCTGGTTTTCTTAGAGAGGGTATCAAGTACTCCATATCTATTTCAAGCTCCTCCCCTCTATTTATATTTCTCACTATAACCCTATCTCTCCACGCCTTCCCCACAGCCCAGTACCTATTCGGTAGAATAAAGAAGTCAGGGCCATACATCTCAACACCACGTACAATGCTTTGCCTGCCAAGCACATCTTTCCAGAGGGCCAGAACCCCTTGGTTAAGACCGCTAAGTATTGTATCTATTACTAACCGCTTTACCTCACTTTCCTCGAATAAAAGCAGCCAATTCATGTCTAGGATATAAGGTAGTCTATATAGGTCTACGAGGTTAACTCTATAGCCGTGCCCCCCATGGCCAGGGTCTACCCCTAGTATATTCTCCACAAGGGCTGACATGTTAAGGATCTCCTCATCCTCTATCGTTATAAATGCAGTTCCACCGCTATGTTCATATCGCTTCATAGCTATGAGGATTACTTCTTTGAACCCACAGTCTATCGAGAATGCAGGCTCTGCCCTCTGTATCATAGCAGCTACACGGTATCTCTCGCGTAGCAGGCTCTTCACACCTTGGCCATAGATTGTATAGAAGGTCGAGGCTGGCAGGATAGTTGCTAGTAATCCTCCCTCGCTAAGCACTGAGTCTATTAGGAAGAGGGATAGGGCCTGGAGATTGATCTGCCTCCTACTTATAAACCTCGAGTACCCAGCTAAAGCCGCTATCTCCATGAGAAACCCTCTGTAGCTCTCTTCCAACGCCTCCCACCTGGTGAAAGGGGGATTGGTTAATACCGCATCAGCTCTATAGATGTTGCCTCCTCTGAGAGATCTGTCTAAGGAGGCTGTTTTGCCCCAGATAATTTTGAAGGAGTCCCCGCATTTCACATCTATAGCATCATCTATACCGATAACCCCCAGTAGAGAGGCGTATGCCACGATACAGGCTAGAGGCTGTTTCTCCACACCCCATACACGTCTAACCCTATGAACACCTAGGCTCTTGATCGCCTCGGTTAGAGTGATAGCCGTACCCATGAAAGGATCTGCAACAACTATATCGTTTCTCCCCGTCTTCTCAACAAACCTTCTAACCAGAAGACCCATGATCCTCGCGCCCAGAGGCCCTGTATAATATGCTGCAAGCCTTTTCCTCACATCCAAAGATAGAAGACGCGGAACCTCATACCTATATACCTCTATATCCCCATAGGAAACCCTACCCATCTCCTTCCCAATATCGCGGATAATGCTCCCTATGGCGTTTTCATCCACCTCTATCCCGATCCTGCTAAGGAGCTCTCTCATACCTTCAGCACTAAGCCTAATACCTGTGGCATTGACTATATATGCTAGGGAATCAACTAATATCTTATACGCCCTATCCCTATCACTTACCTCTACAGCATCTATACCGAAAGATCTAAGCATCATCCCCTTCACACTCCCAGCACCCTTGTAGAAGCCCGAACCCAACATAGTATAAAAATATTATTCAAAAAAGTGGTATCTGAGCATTCCTAGCTTTTGTTTCTCATTATGAGTAGATGCTCTGTTGGTGTCCTCTCATCCTCTAGCCCTGTCGCTGGGTTTATCCTGGAGTTGAATAGTCTTCTAGATACTATTCTGTCTATTAATGTCTCTATATGTTGGAACCCTAGGCTCTCCAGGTGCTCTCTCAATATCTCATCGATTGGTATCCTAATATTCCTCATTTTAACCGGCCCTACGAATATGGCTATTACCTCTACCCTCTTGCTGTTGTTATTTAGGAACTGGGCTAGGGATTTGAAATATGTGTCGTAGAGCTTGAGCAGCTTTGGATGTCCTAGAGATGCTACCCTAGATCTGTATTCACTATATGTCCTGCTATTAACCTCAGCCTGTGGGGGGTTGTTATATGGTATCTCCTCGTCTATGATCGTCTATGAGCACCCTCATATCAGCACCACTATATCCCAGCCACGCCAGCTCTATCTTGAAGCTCCTGATATACTCCTGAGCCTGTAGGTAGGGAGGCGATGTTATCATTAGCTTCACGTTTCTATCCAGCCTCTCCCTAAGAGAGTCGAAAACCACTAGCCTCCCACCCTCCCTCCAGCTCGTCCTAATCACGACCTCGACCTTCCTAGGCTTGAGAGCATGATACTCTCTAACCTTCTCGTATGTCTCCCTAGCATATTCCCAGTACATCTTCTCCATCTTGGATTTCCAGTCTGTGGATAGGAGTTTCCCAACCCTTTCCTCAGCATATTTAGATCTGTAGAGCTTGGCTATCTTCTCGTCGGAGTAGCTGGAGAACCTTGAGACCTTTAGCAGGGGGATAGCAACTAGGTATGCCAGGCACTCAGAGAGGCTCCTCCTAACAACTCTATGCCAGTACCCCCAAGCCCTTGAAGGGGCTTCTAGGAACTCCCTAGGATGCCAGTAGAATATGTTCTCCCATGCGGGCTTGAAAGGCTCATCATAGCCTCAGCTGATGAGGAGGTGTTTGCTATCCTTGGGGAGGACAGGATCTTATACATCCCCATAGACAGCGACATCGGGAAGGAATATGCTGTGAGGGTTGTCAAGGGGGGTCAGGAATTCCTTGGGCTTCATGTGTCCGCCTTCGCCTCCATACTCCCTGTCCGGCTCCCCATGCCGCCTGCGGGACTACCTCCCATCGGGGACACGGGGAGCTTCATCGGCTGACTTCCTCCCCCTCACATTGCTCATAGAGTTCATAGTACCAGCCTCAAACAAGCTATAGCAGAAAAGCATATAAATGAGAGGGCTGAAGACATTGACATCAAACAACACAAATCAACATAAAAGGTGAAGTAGTTTCATGAGGCTTTCAGGTTGTAAATGCTTATTAACCCCTAATCTTTTTTTTGGGGGATTGTGTTGGGCCCTATGGCTGGTCTAATCAATGTGGGTAGCGCTCTTGTAATGGCTCTGCTAGCCATTTCGATATTCCTGGGTCTTCTACCCCTCACCTCTGTATATGACTACTCTGATCGCTTTCCTTCTATCGATGTATCTATCTCCTATAGAGGCTACACATGGCTTCTACAGGGCTCTGAATCGGAGCCCGAGTTCCTATTGCTGGTGAAGGATAGCTCTGGCAGGCCTCTAAAGGCTATCTATAGCGTCTATGCATGGATGCCCAGCGGCGAGATCAAGGGTCTCGGCATCTATGGGGGGCAAGGGATTATAAGGGCTAACTACAGCGTTCTCAGAGATTTCTCGAGGGAGTGGAGGGAATATCTAGCATCGAGGAACACAGATCCGAGATATGTCTCACCAGGAATAATACTAGTGGGAGCAATACACGAGGATCAAGGAATATATGACAGCATCAAGGGAGTGCCAATAAGAATAGAAGAGATAATAAAGAACAAAAGCATAGCTATAGAAATAATAGAGCATCTAGAGGCTAAGAAACCCATAGCGAACCATAGCAGAAGCCAAGGAAATAGAGGAGTAGCTATCGGAGATATAAAGCTCCAGGGTCAATGGCCCCCTGGAAGTATAAGAGATGTATGCTACTCTGTTCCATGGTATACCGAGTGCTACTACTGGGAATTAGAGGAAAACTACGGATCTGTGATGGGTGTCCCCCTACCAATAGTTGCTGCTATGGTTCGCGGGCCAGAGGC is a window from the Sulfolobales archaeon genome containing:
- a CDS encoding N-6 DNA methylase, with amino-acid sequence MMLRSFGIDAVEVSDRDRAYKILVDSLAYIVNATGIRLSAEGMRELLSRIGIEVDENAIGSIIRDIGKEMGRVSYGDIEVYRYEVPRLLSLDVRKRLAAYYTGPLGARIMGLLVRRFVEKTGRNDIVVADPFMGTAITLTEAIKSLGVHRVRRVWGVEKQPLACIVAYASLLGVIGIDDAIDVKCGDSFKIIWGKTASLDRSLRGGNIYRADAVLTNPPFTRWEALEESYRGFLMEIAALAGYSRFISRRQINLQALSLFLIDSVLSEGGLLATILPASTFYTIYGQGVKSLLRERYRVAAMIQRAEPAFSIDCGFKEVILIAMKRYEHSGGTAFITIEDEEILNMSALVENILGVDPGHGGHGYRVNLVDLYRLPYILDMNWLLLFEESEVKRLVIDTILSGLNQGVLALWKDVLGRQSIVRGVEMYGPDFFILPNRYWAVGKAWRDRVIVRNINRGEELEIDMEYLIPSLRKPGLYLDKIVVQPDHYLVSIPPKDLEDLPRDIRRYIEWGVEAAAALPAIRSFGRYWYSHIYRQMHSKNPFGHLFLPDKVDATFRNRGVFAIVSLDRTTATKNFYIMINNSRYAPLLALWFNSSLFLLLFIYGSRKIGETWTRFLENDYLNMPIPNPKIARTYLEEASKLINSLKNLTFPPLKHQLYRDYRREIDELIVKILGLHDPKGFVERLHDLLAEAL